The bacterium genome segment AGGAGATGATGCCTTCAGTCAAGATTGTTGGAGTGCAAGCTGAAGGTGCTGCTTCTATGTTTGTTTCATGGAAGGAAGGAGTTATAAGACAGCTTGAAAAACTTAATACAATTGCTGAAGGGATTGCTGTAAAAAAGACCGAAGAACTAAATTTTTCAATAATAAAAAAGTATGTTGACAATATAGTTCTTGTGAACGATAATGATATAAAGTTTGCTATGAAAACTCTTTTTGATGAATATAAGATGGTAGGGGAAACAGCAGGTGTTGTTTCTTTGGCTGCCATATTAAAAGATAAAATAGGTTTAAAATGTAAAAATGTAGTTTCACTTATTTCTGGCGGAAATATTGCGTTGAACCAGTTTGCTACTCAGCTTACTTAACCTTTAATTTTGCGACAAAATGGAGGTGACATAATGCTTATAGATATACATACGCATACTCATAAACAGAGACATGCCAAACTCAAGCGTTTTACAGGGAGCGGTACAGCTTTTCCGACTCCTGAACGACTTATTCAAATGATGGATGCAGAAGGGACAGATATGGCAGTTATCTTGCCTCTTGTAAGTCCAGAGTGTCGTACTACTTTGGTGATACCTGAAGAGATACTTGAAATATCTTCACAGTATCCTGATAGGTTAATACCTTTCTGTAATTTTGACCCAAGATTTTTAAGAAACAGCCCTGAAGCAGATTTTTCTTCTCATCTTGAAGCATACAAAGAACTTGGTTGCAAAGGTATAGGAGAATATATCCCAAATATACCTTTTGATGACCCTTTAAATATGAATTTTTTCAAGTATGTTGAAGAGAGTGGGTTCCCGCTGATTTTCCACATGGCTCCTCGCAAAGGTGGGTGTTACGGAGTTATTGACGACTTAGGGCTCCCAAAGTTAGAAAAAGTGCTTCAAACATTTCCTAATATGATATTATTGGGACATTCACAAACTTTCTGGTCTGAAATAGGTAGTGATGTAAATGAAACCAACAGGGCAGGTTACCCAAAAGGTAAAGTAACACCAGGCAGAGTAGTTGAACTTATGAGAAGATACCCTAACCTACACGGCGACCTCTCAGCTGGTAGCGGGTTTAACGCTATTAGCCGTGACCCTGAGTTTGGGTACAGATTTATGGAAGAGTTTCAGGATAGACTTTACTACGGTACAGATATTGCTTCTTATGA includes the following:
- a CDS encoding amidohydrolase; protein product: MLIDIHTHTHKQRHAKLKRFTGSGTAFPTPERLIQMMDAEGTDMAVILPLVSPECRTTLVIPEEILEISSQYPDRLIPFCNFDPRFLRNSPEADFSSHLEAYKELGCKGIGEYIPNIPFDDPLNMNFFKYVEESGFPLIFHMAPRKGGCYGVIDDLGLPKLEKVLQTFPNMILLGHSQTFWSEIGSDVNETNRAGYPKGKVTPGRVVELMRRYPNLHGDLSAGSGFNAISRDPEFGYRFMEEFQDRLYYGTDIASYDQVNDCVPYFRKLKEEKLVPDEVFEKITWKNANRLLNLGL